The Candidatus Hydrogenedentota bacterium genome has a segment encoding these proteins:
- a CDS encoding TonB C-terminal domain-containing protein, with translation MKRRPVRYRQTGAQPSKLSVALMLSILLHIALFVVPLTLVYLLKRDPPMVTRIQLVQGADTGALRPDQAAPNPHQGPPPEDKAKGTPDAIPDPEKKPEEKPKEEPKPKEKPKEEPKPKEKPKEEPKPKEKPKEEPKPKEKPKEEAKPKEKPKEEPKPKEKPKEEAKPKEKPKAEDKKKTEEKPKEKPKKPVVLEESDDSPIDEDMEDLESVDTGPVGVEDGMEGLEEVHVAKNVGELTQGSAVEAADFPSALSYWATLVKRKVDRAWLGKVPPGLSLDAAEIKVRVGFWVNRNGEIIDDPVIVDGSFDLNLRESCIQAIKESLPLPPFPDTFTEAEQYITYVFTLTR, from the coding sequence ATGAAACGAAGACCCGTACGATACCGGCAAACCGGGGCCCAGCCATCGAAGCTCAGCGTCGCGCTGATGCTTTCGATCCTGCTCCATATTGCCCTTTTCGTCGTGCCGCTGACGCTGGTCTATCTGCTCAAGCGCGATCCCCCCATGGTAACCCGGATCCAGCTCGTCCAGGGGGCAGACACGGGTGCCCTCCGGCCCGATCAGGCCGCGCCCAATCCCCATCAGGGCCCGCCCCCCGAGGACAAGGCCAAAGGCACGCCGGATGCAATTCCGGATCCGGAGAAGAAGCCGGAAGAGAAGCCGAAGGAAGAACCGAAACCGAAGGAAAAACCCAAGGAAGAGCCCAAGCCCAAGGAAAAGCCGAAGGAAGAGCCGAAACCAAAGGAGAAGCCTAAGGAAGAGCCCAAACCCAAGGAAAAGCCGAAGGAAGAAGCCAAGCCGAAGGAGAAGCCCAAGGAAGAGCCCAAGCCCAAGGAAAAACCGAAGGAAGAGGCCAAGCCCAAAGAAAAGCCGAAGGCGGAAGACAAGAAGAAGACCGAGGAAAAGCCGAAGGAAAAGCCAAAGAAGCCCGTCGTGCTGGAGGAATCCGACGACAGTCCCATCGATGAGGACATGGAAGATCTTGAGTCGGTCGATACCGGCCCTGTCGGTGTGGAAGATGGCATGGAGGGCCTGGAGGAAGTTCACGTCGCGAAGAACGTGGGCGAGCTTACCCAGGGTTCCGCAGTCGAAGCGGCCGACTTTCCCTCGGCCCTGAGCTATTGGGCCACCTTGGTGAAACGCAAGGTCGACCGGGCCTGGCTTGGTAAAGTACCACCCGGACTCAGTCTGGACGCCGCCGAGATCAAGGTTCGTGTGGGCTTCTGGGTCAATCGCAACGGCGAAATTATCGACGACCCGGTCATCGTGGACGGGTCCTTCGATTTGAATCTGCGCGAGAGTTGCATACAGGCGATCAAGGAGTCCTT